A part of Candidatus Babeliaceae bacterium genomic DNA contains:
- a CDS encoding ankyrin repeat domain-containing protein, which produces MLKKSFLIAVVFNMFALVAQDDGAIGPIRMTSARMGKGPVLVSLFRAAQEGNVDLIKMALARGENVNAVDGQGNTALYYAIVKNSLPAVKALMEAGARINKPSFGSFNASPVHIAVRMHGLDSELVQYLMSKGASLYI; this is translated from the coding sequence ATGCTTAAAAAAAGTTTTTTAATTGCTGTTGTGTTTAACATGTTTGCGCTTGTTGCGCAGGACGATGGTGCCATCGGGCCTATTCGTATGACCTCTGCCAGAATGGGTAAAGGGCCGGTTTTGGTGTCTCTTTTTAGGGCGGCTCAAGAAGGTAATGTTGATCTGATAAAAATGGCCTTGGCGCGTGGAGAAAACGTTAATGCAGTGGATGGTCAGGGCAATACGGCATTATATTATGCCATAGTGAAGAATTCTTTGCCCGCAGTCAAAGCTCTGATGGAAGCAGGCGCTCGCATTAATAAACCGTCATTCGGTTCTTTTAATGCATCACCCGTACATATTGCTGTACGAATGCACGGACTTGATAGTGAACTCGTACAGTATCTCATGAGTAAAGGTGCCAGTTTATATATTTAG
- the metG gene encoding methionine--tRNA ligase, whose amino-acid sequence MKSDSPKFYVTTPIYYPNARPHVGSLYSTVLADVAARWHALLGDKVFLLTGTDEHGQKIAQAALAAGKEPQQFVNEIAENFKDVWRAYYINYNYFIRTTDEHHKHAVQEWLKKLIAQGDIYKSFYSGWYCTSCETFVTEKDAAGIENPACASCGRQTQFISEESYFFKLSAYQDKLLQFYQDHPEFIVPQERAHEVINFVKSGLNDLSISRTTVSWGIPFPGDEHHVTYVWADALNNYITGVGYGDKHRTEEFNFWWPADLHVMGKDIIRFHAIYWPAFLMASGLQLPKQLLVHGWIKIGDQKMSKSLGNVIDPMDLYHTYGADAVRYYLVRHLAINQDSPMSIPDLEQRINADLAHDLGNLLNRMLILAKKYDITTLSAPEYWEPAEVTLRDEQWSMIVDVTEEMEEYYFHRAYARVWKFIHQVNAYFHGQAPWKVAVQDKEALKRILSATAHSLYATAILIEPVMPVAMKNLIAALGGPAASSLDELSQEPWHRTFTLQQCEPLFKQYEQKEKEEEVPTVIDNSIGIEDFAKVELLVGIIEHVEEIPGSEKLYKLLVNFGDRGVRQICSGVRAHFKPEDLRNKQGVFWVNAKPRKMMGVESQGMMLFAENAQGKLEMLTVGAPVTQGSKVR is encoded by the coding sequence ATGAAATCAGACTCTCCGAAATTTTATGTCACCACCCCAATATACTATCCCAATGCTCGTCCGCATGTTGGATCCTTATACTCAACCGTTCTTGCCGATGTTGCAGCACGATGGCATGCATTGTTGGGTGATAAGGTCTTTTTATTAACAGGCACAGATGAACACGGTCAAAAAATTGCACAGGCAGCTTTGGCCGCGGGCAAAGAACCGCAGCAGTTTGTTAATGAAATTGCCGAAAATTTTAAGGATGTGTGGAGAGCTTATTATATTAATTATAATTATTTTATAAGAACTACAGATGAGCATCATAAGCATGCTGTTCAGGAGTGGTTAAAAAAACTTATTGCCCAGGGTGATATTTATAAATCTTTTTATTCTGGCTGGTATTGTACATCGTGTGAAACGTTTGTCACCGAAAAAGATGCTGCTGGTATTGAAAATCCTGCATGTGCTTCTTGTGGTCGTCAAACGCAATTTATTTCTGAAGAAAGTTATTTTTTTAAGTTATCTGCGTATCAAGATAAACTTTTACAGTTTTATCAGGATCATCCTGAATTTATTGTCCCACAGGAACGAGCTCATGAGGTAATTAACTTTGTTAAGTCCGGTTTAAATGATTTAAGTATTTCCCGAACAACGGTTTCTTGGGGGATCCCATTTCCTGGAGATGAGCATCATGTGACATATGTATGGGCTGATGCGCTTAATAATTATATTACCGGTGTTGGTTATGGCGATAAGCATAGAACAGAAGAATTTAATTTTTGGTGGCCTGCCGATTTGCATGTGATGGGGAAAGATATTATCCGTTTCCATGCAATATACTGGCCGGCGTTTTTAATGGCATCGGGTCTTCAATTGCCAAAACAGTTACTGGTGCATGGTTGGATAAAAATTGGTGATCAAAAAATGTCAAAATCATTAGGTAATGTTATTGATCCTATGGATTTATATCATACCTATGGTGCTGATGCTGTTCGGTATTATCTTGTGCGGCATCTTGCTATTAATCAAGATTCTCCGATGTCTATCCCTGATCTTGAGCAGCGTATTAATGCTGATCTTGCACATGATTTGGGTAATTTACTTAACCGCATGCTTATACTTGCAAAAAAATATGACATAACCACTTTGTCTGCGCCAGAATATTGGGAGCCGGCAGAAGTAACATTGCGCGATGAACAGTGGAGCATGATTGTTGATGTTACGGAAGAGATGGAAGAATATTATTTTCATAGGGCATATGCACGTGTATGGAAATTTATTCACCAGGTGAATGCCTATTTTCATGGACAGGCGCCGTGGAAGGTTGCTGTGCAGGATAAAGAAGCGCTTAAACGAATTTTATCAGCAACAGCCCATAGTTTATATGCAACGGCTATTCTGATTGAACCAGTTATGCCAGTTGCTATGAAAAATCTTATAGCTGCACTTGGTGGTCCTGCAGCAAGTTCGTTAGATGAGCTCTCTCAAGAGCCGTGGCATAGAACATTTACCTTGCAGCAGTGCGAACCGCTTTTTAAGCAATATGAACAAAAAGAAAAAGAAGAAGAAGTACCGACTGTTATTGATAATAGTATTGGTATAGAAGATTTTGCTAAGGTTGAGTTACTTGTTGGAATAATTGAACACGTTGAAGAGATACCAGGGTCAGAAAAGTTGTATAAATTATTAGTTAATTTTGGTGATCGTGGCGTGCGACAAATTTGTTCTGGCGTGCGGGCGCATTTTAAGCCAGAAGATCTTCGTAATAAACAAGGAGTCTTTTGGGTTAATGCTAAGCCGAGGAAAATGATGGGAGTTGAGTCTCAAGGAATGATGCTGTTCGCTGAAAATGCCCAGGGTAAACTTGAAATGTTGACTGTTGGAGCACCGGTAACGCAGGGTAGTAAAGTTCGATAA